In a genomic window of Sarcophilus harrisii chromosome 4, mSarHar1.11, whole genome shotgun sequence:
- the MED20 gene encoding mediator of RNA polymerase II transcription subunit 20 isoform X5: MYVMHNSEYPLSCFALFENGPCLIADANFDVLMVKLKGFFQNAKANKIETRGTRYQYCDFLVKVGTVTMGPSARGISVEVEYGPCVVASDCWNLLLEFLQSFLGSHNPGAPAVFGNRHDGVYGPADTMAQYMELFNKIRKQQQVPVAGIR; encoded by the exons ATGTATGTGATGCACAACTCAGAATACCCTCTAAGCTGCTTTGCCCTCTTTGAGAATGGCCCCTGCCTCATTGCCGACGCAAACTTTGACGTTCTCATGGTGAAGCTCAAGGGCTTTTTCCAAAATGCCAAAGCCAACAAGATTGAGACCCGTGGCACTCGATACCAGTACTGTGACTTCCTGGTGAAAGTGGGCACTGTCACCATGGGACCCAGCGCTAGAGGCATCTCTGTGGAG GTGGAGTATGGCCCTTGTGTGGTGGCTAGTGACTGCTGGAATCTGCTCTTGGAGTTCCTGCAGAGTTTCCTGGGCAGCCACAATCCAGGGGCACCAGCAGTGTTTGGGAATAGACACGACGGTGTATACGGTCCTGCTGACACCATGGCCCAATATATGGAACTCTTCAACAAGATTCGAAAACAGCAGCAGGTGCCTGTGGCTGGGATCCGTTAG